A single window of Pieris rapae chromosome 4, ilPieRapa1.1, whole genome shotgun sequence DNA harbors:
- the LOC111001799 gene encoding pupal cuticle protein G1A-like: MYKLVVLSALLAAAVATPGAFIAPYAPLTYTSTVVSPATTTITNQASSVIHPSPLVYSSPLAYSAYPAYTHLIKKRSAPLAVSTYLARSAYVAPWTTYSAPITTIAASPITTAYSTPFYRTAPVLTTTHFIKKRSAPIFLPSTYIAPTYARFPLVSTYTAASPIISTPLISHTPIAYSHLIKKRSVAIPFIAPTAYSHTSRVDFRSTPAVSTYTTYSAPLTYSSPVITHLY, encoded by the coding sequence ATGTACAAATTGGTGGTGTTGTCTGCTCTCCTCGCTGCGGCGGTGGCTACCCCAGGAGCATTTATTGCTCCATACGCCCCGCTAACATACACCTCTACGGTGGTATCCCCAGCCACCACAACTATCACAAACCAGGCCAGCAGTGTCATCCACCCATCACCTCTTGTGTACTCTTCACCCTTGGCGTACTCCGCATACCCAGCTTACACGCACTTGATCAAGAAGCGGTCTGCACCTTTAGCTGTCAGCACCTACCTCGCACGGTCAGCCTACGTAGCTCCATGGACGACATACTCTGCACCCATCACGACCATTGCTGCATCGCCAATCACCACTGCCTACAGTACTCCGTTCTACAGGACTGCCCCAGTACTGACCACCAcgcatttcattaaaaaacggTCTGCACCTATTTTTCTGCCATCTACCTACATTGCACCAACTTACGCCCGTTTTCCCCTGGTATCCACCTACACCGCAGCCTCACCTATTATCTCCACACCTCTGATTTCCCACACTCCCATTGCATACTCTCACTTAATTAAGAAGCGTTCAGTTGCCATTCCTTTTATCGCCCCAACAGCTTACTCACACACTTCCAGAGTAGACTTCCGGTCAACTCCAGCAGTATCCACTTACACAACCTACTCCGCCCCTCTCACCTACTCCAGCCCAGTTATTACCCActtatactaa
- the LOC111001802 gene encoding uncharacterized protein LOC111001802 — translation MFKLVVLSVTLALTSATGLAPLGLGWGAPWGAPLGAHLGAAPLAAIAAPGLVGPAAIAAPLGLGHGAYNYRGPLSLAPGQPANILAADGRPLDTLSVNLDRAAHYTARALNGGHLLKKRSILAPAVAWSHAARVDWPAARIVGPAVAPLGLAAPIAPVAPWGLGAVARWGHGW, via the coding sequence ATGTTTAAGCTGGTGGTGTTGTCCGTAACCCTTGCCCTGACGTCGGCCACTGGGCTGGCTCCTCTTGGCCTCGGATGGGGTGCCCCTTGGGGAGCTCCACTGGGTGCGCACTTAGGTGCGGCTCCCTTAGCTGCGATAGCTGCCCCAGGTTTGGTTGGACCAGCAGCGATTGCCGCGCCCCTTGGCCTCGGCCACGGTGCTTACAACTACAGAGGGCCCCTCTCCCTGGCACCTGGTCAGCCTGCTAACATCTTGGCTGCCGACGGAAGACCTTTGGATACACTCAGTGTTAACTTGGACCGTGCCGCTCACTACACCGCGAGGGCGCTCAATGGCGGACATCTTCTGAAGAAGAGATCCATTCTTGCCCCAGCTGTGGCTTGGTCTCACGCTGCCCGTGTTGACTGGCCGGCTGCTCGTATTGTTGGCCCGGCTGTCGCTCCTCTTGGTTTAGCCGCACCCATTGCTCCAGTTGCCCCTTGGGGTTTGGGAGCCGTCGCACGTTGGGGACACGGTTGGTGA
- the LOC111001800 gene encoding uncharacterized protein LOC111001800, giving the protein MMKLVVLSCVLAAASATGLFGGYISPYAPLAYAAPYYQPYNYRGPLSLAPGQPANILAADGRPLDTLEVNLDRSAHLTAKALDSGIHLLKKRSVFATPLIAPYAPLAYAAPLIAPSNYRGPLSLAPGQPANILGADGRPLDTLDVNLDRAAHYTAKAVEGAHILKKRSAAFITPVAAVAPVAVARSPLIAHSYAYTAPAFARISPITYASPYAQYLNDEIKYKRPYYLSAGISVSTGINTDQPIKMMKLVVLSCVLAAASATGLFGGYLSPYAPLAYAAPYYQPYNYRGPLSLAPGQPANILAADGRPLDTLEVNLDRSAHLTAKALDSGIHLLKKRSVFATPLIAPYAPLAYAAPLIAPSNYRGPLSLAPGQPANILGADGRPLDTLDVNLDRAAHYTAKAVEGAHILKKRSAAFITPVAAVAPVAVARSPLIAHSYAYTAPAFARISPITYASPYAHYF; this is encoded by the exons ATGATGAAGCTGGTGGTGTTGTCTTGCGTATTGGCGGCGGCCTCCGCCACGGGTTTGTTTGGGGGTTACATATCACCATACGCACCCTTGGCCTACGCCGCACCCTACTACCAGCCCTACAACTACCGGGGGCCACTATCCCTCGCCCCCGGCCAGCCCGCCAACATCTTGGCCGCTGATGGCAGGCCTTTGGACACTCTTGAAGTTAACTTGGATCGGTCAGCACACCTTACTGCCAAGGCCCTCGACAGTGGTATCCATCTCCTGAAGAAACGATCAGTCTTCGCTACCCCTCTTATTGCTCCCTACGCTCCTCTCGCCTACGCCGCTCCACTTATAGCTCCCTCCAACTACCGTGGCCCACTTTCCCTCGCCCCCGGTCAGCCCGCCAACATCTTGGGTGCTGATGGAAGGCCCTTGGACACCTTGGATGTAAACTTGGACCGTGCTGCCCACTACACCGCTAAGGCCGTAGAAGGAGCCCACATCTTGAAGAAGCGTTCTGCTGCCTTCATCACCCCTGTCGCTGCAGTAGCTCCTGTGGCCGTCGCCCGCTCTCCACTGATCGCTCATAGCTACGCCTACACCGCTCCCGCTTTTGCCCGGATAAGCCCGATCACATACGCTTCTCCATACGCTCAgtatctg AACGacgaaataaagtataaaagaCCATATTACCTTTCAGCTGGCATCAGTGTGAGCACAGGAATCAACACAGACCAACCTATCAAAATGATGAAGCTGGTGGTGTTGTCTTGCGTATTGGCGGCGGCCTCCGCCACGGGTTTGTTTGGGGGTTACTTATCACCATACGCACCCTTGGCCTACGCCGCACCCTACTACCAGCCCTACAACTACCGGGGGCCACTATCCCTCGCCCCCGGCCAGCCCGCCAACATCTTGGCCGCTGATGGCAGGCCTTTGGACACTCTTGAAGTTAACTTGGATCGGTCAGCACACCTTACTGCCAAGGCCCTCGACAGTGGTATCCATCTCCTGAAGAAACGATCAGTCTTCGCTACCCCTCTTATTGCTCCCTACGCTCCTCTCGCCTACGCCGCTCCACTTATAGCTCCCTCCAACTACCGTGGCCCACTTTCCCTCGCCCCCGGTCAGCCCGCCAACATCTTGGGTGCTGATGGAAGGCCCTTGGACACCTTGGATGTAAACTTGGACCGTGCTGCCCACTACACCGCTAAGGCCGTAGAAGGAGCCCACATCTTGAAGAAGCGTTCTGCTGCCTTCATCACCCCTGTCGCTGCAGTAGCTCCTGTGGCCGTCGCCCGCTCTCCACTGATCGCTCATAGCTACGCCTACACCGCTCCCGCTTTTGCCCGGATAAGCCCGATCACATACGCTTCTCCATACGCCCATTACTTTTGA